Proteins encoded in a region of the Prunus persica cultivar Lovell chromosome G4, Prunus_persica_NCBIv2, whole genome shotgun sequence genome:
- the LOC18779544 gene encoding receptor-like protein 2 isoform X1 yields MVGSPNCSYPTKGSKEILDLSYNLLSGELPLSLPSNNIRKLDLSSNHFYGAIPSSFFHQASNLISFNVSNNTFTGYVPSSICLHSSPFLRILDFSSNEFSGNLAPGLGYCSELKVFQAGHNNLSGLLPEDIYNASKLEEIALPLNSLYGAISDKIVNLTNLAILDLYFNQLSGALPVNLGRLSKLKFVILDFNNLEGSLPISLMNCTNLLELHLGSNNLEGDISMLDFSRLSQLTKLDLRVNNFTGTIPVSLYSCRSLKAIGLSGNHLEGQIQAEILSLNSLSFLSLGYNRFTNVTGAMKILMSCKSLHTLSLAGTFEGEGMPSDDDMVDFDGFKNLRLLSLADSDFTGQIPLWLSKLKNLEILALYKNQITGPIPSWLGTLPRLFSLNLASNRISGEIPKQLCRLPRLVYEPTASQVDNYEFELPIFGGSVIANPRFEPHKLFLFFPAIDLSNNNISGDIPTEVGQLQLLRKLNLDSNNFFGVIPDQISNLKNLELLNLSKNHLSGTIPLSLVSLTFLKEFNVSYNNLQGPIPTGTQLQSFNASAFEGNPKLCGAPLANKCSRPNKGIDEDNKKNNKDMDNGLHQIPWFYISSVVLGFIVGFWGVCGSLIINKTWRYAYFRFIYNVQDRLYVMITVRINMIKRKP; encoded by the exons ATGGTAGGGTCACCCAATTGCTCTTACCCTACAAAGGGCTCAAAGGAG ATCCTTGATTTGAGTTATAACCTTCTTTCTGGAGAGCTACCACTTTCTCTACCATCCAACAATATCCGGAAACTGGATTTGTCTAGCAATCACTTCTATGGTGCTATTCCATCTTCATTCTTCCACCAAGCTAGCAACTTGATTAGTTTCAATGTCAGCAACAATACCTTCACAGGGTATGTCCCATCCTCTATTTGTCTCCATTCTTCTCCCTTCCTTAGGatattggatttttcttccaatgaATTTAGTGGCAACCTTGCTCCTGGACTAGGGTACTGTTCCGAATTGAAGGTTTTTCAGGCCGGTCATAACAATCTCTCAGGATTACTTCCAGAAGATATCTATAATGCTTCtaaacttgaagaaattgcATTGCCTCTAAATTCACTATATGGAGCCATTAGTGATAAAATTGTCAACCTCACCAACCTTGCAATCCTTGACCTCTACTTTAATCAATTGAGCGGTGCGCTTCCTGTCAATTTGGGGAGGCTCTCGAAGTTGAAGTTTGTGATCCTTGATTTCAACAATTTAGAAGGTTCTTTGCCCATCTCTTTGATGAATTGCACAAACCTTTTAGAACTTCATTTGGGATCCAACAACTTGGAAGGAGATATCTCCATGCTTGATTTCTCCAGACTTAGTCAACTTACTAAACTTGACCTAAGGGTTAATAACTTCACTGGTACGATTCCAGTAAGTCTTTACTCATGTAGGTCACTAAAAGCTATTGGATTGAGTGGAAATCATCTAGAGGGACAAATACAAGCTGAGATTCTTTCATTGAATTCCTTATCCTTCCTTTCGCTTGGTTACAACCGATTCACCAATGTCACAGGGGCAATGAAGATATTGATGAGTTGCAAAAGTCTTCACACACTCTCGCTTGCTGGTACCTTTGAAGGTGAGGGAATGCCATCTGATGATGACATGGTTGATTTTGACGGATTCAAAAATCTTCGGTTATTGAGTTTGGCTGATTCTGACTTCACTGGTCAAATACCTTTATGGTTATCAAAGCTCAAGAATCTAGAGATCTTAGCTCTatataaaaatcaaatcacaGGACCAATTCCAAGTTGGTTGGGGACTCTTCCAAGACTTTTTTCTCTAAACTTGGCTAGTAACCGAATATCAGGTGAAATTCCAAAGCAACTTTGTAGACTACCAAGGTTGGTTTATGAACCTACTGCATCTCAAGTGGAcaattatgaatttgaattgccTATCTTTGGCGGCAGTGTAATCGCAAATCCACGTTTTGAACCacacaaattatttttgttttttccagCGATTGACTTATCTAACAATAACATTAGTGGTGATATACCTACTGAGGTCGGCCAATTGCAGCTTCTCCGCAAGTTGAATCTTGACTCCAACAACTTTTTCGGTGTCATTCCAGATCAAATATCTAACCTAAAAAATTTAGAGCTTTTGAACCTCTCCAAGAACCACTTGTCTGGAACAATCCCATTGTCATTGGTGAGCCTCACTTTCTTGAAAGAATTTAATGTCTCGTACAATAATCTCCAGGGACCAATACCAACAGGCACTCAACTCCAAAGCTTCAACGCTTCTGCCTTTGAGGGGAATCCAAAACTTTGTGGTGCCCCACTTGCCAATAAGTGCAGTCGACCAAATAAAGGGATTGACGAAGATaacaagaagaacaacaaagacatgGACAATGGGCTTCATCAAATTCCGTGGTTTTATATTTCTTCTGTTGTGCTAGGGTTTATAGTGGGATTTTGGGGAGTATGTggttctttaattattaacaAGACATGGAGATATGCATATTTTCGATTCATATACAATGTACAAGATAGGCTCTATGTGATGATAACAGTACGCATCAACATGATAAAGAGAAAGCCTTAG
- the LOC109948599 gene encoding BAHD acyltransferase At5g47980-like translates to MATDLIKVEIIQRQTVKPSSPTPHPLRTLQLSVFDQMIPSEDYPPTLFFYATNNNVTGSGGGAPSTDMADMRMKERDYCQHLIQSLAKTLTHFYPLAGRLSKGHDMIQCTDDGAEFVTARVKCSLSQIFEHPDPEMLTGLVPAIGQPDGDGDGDGDATRLPLLAVQFNLFECGGMAIGLKMSHKIVDGTTCGSFISCWAKTALDDGDNDQVPSVIPKFDAASYFPPLDFSNSSQLSSAKLVGISKHKYITKRFVFDASKIATLQSYLASPSPAHAPTRVLAVLALIWKCAMEASSKSSNIALGSRPSSLRLTMDLRRRFEPPLPQNLAGNVVSNLIVIATASLIKGQEESDDETIDLKDLVAKLRKGFEQQKETYSTKQPFDSNKAWQRVQEYRKLRRNVDMDHLSCASWCRFAFYEADFGWGKPAWVSIPSIPLKDVVILIDKRDGKGIEALLTVSEEIMEHFESNPELLKYASVNPRVM, encoded by the coding sequence ATGGCCACAGACTTGATCAAGGTTGAAATCATTCAGAGGCAAACAGTCAAACCATCATCCCCAACTCCTCATCCCTTGAGAACCCTACAGCTCTCTGTTTTCGATCAGATGATTCCTAGTGAAGATTACCCCCCAACGCTTTTCTTCTATGCCACCAACAATAATGTTACTGGTTCAGGAGGTGGTGCTCCTTCTACAGACATGGCGGACATGAGGATGAAGGAGAGAGATTATTGTCAGCATCTAATTCAGTCATTAGCCAAAACTCTCACTCACTTCTACCCGTTAGCAGGAAGATTGAGTAAAGGCCATGACATGATCCAATGCACTGATGATGGAGCTGAGTTCGTGACGGCCCGAGTCAAATGTTCCTTATCGCAGATTTTTGAACACCCAGATCCCGAGATGCTAACAGGGCTCGTCCCAGCAATTGGTCAAcctgatggtgatggtgatggtgatggtgatgccACGAGGCTCCCGTTGCTTGCTGTGCAATTCAACTTGTTCGAGTGTGGAGGAATGGCAATAGGGTTGAAAATGTCACATAAGATTGTTGATGGCACCACATGTGGCTCCTTCATCAGTTGCTGGGCAAAAACAGCCCTTGATGATGGTGACAATGATCAGGTACCCTCCGTGATCCCAAAATTTGATGCTGCGTCTTATTTTCCACCACTAGATTTCTCAAACTCATCACAGCTATCATCAGCCAAGCTGGTGGGCATCAGTAAACACAAGTACATAACAAAGAGATTTGTGTTTGATGCCTCAAAAATTGCCACCCTCCAATCATATTTGGCCAGCCCTTCACCAGCTCATGCGCCGACACGTGTCCTTGCAGTTTTAGCACTCATTTGGAAATGTGCAATGGAAGCATCATCCAAATCATCAAACATAGCACTGGGGTCAAGACCGTCTTCATTAAGACTAACTATGGACTTGCGTAGAAGGTTTGAGCCACCCTTGCCACAAAACTTGGCTGGGAACGTTGTTAGTAATTTAATAGTCATCGCTACAGCATCGTTAATAAAAGGTCAAGAAGAGAGTGATGATGAGACGATAGATCTAAAAGACTTGGTTGCCAAACTCAGGAAAGGGTTTGAGCAACAGAAAGAAACTTATTCTACAAAACAACCATTTGATTCTAATAAGGCATGGCAAAGAGTTCAAGAATATAGAAAGTTGAGAAGGAATGTTGACATGGACCATTTAAGCTGTGCAAGTTGGTGCAGGTTTGCTTTTTATGAAGCTGATTTCGGATGGGGAAAACCGGCATGGGTGAGCATTCCTAGTATTCCACTTAAGGATGTGGTTATTTTGATTGATAAAAGAGATGGCAAGGGAATAGAAGCATTATTGACTGTGAGTGAAGAAATCATGGAGCATTTTGAAAGCAACCCGGAGCTGCTTAAATATGCTTCCGTAAATCCAAGGGTCATGTAG
- the LOC18779544 gene encoding receptor-like protein 2 isoform X2: MSATIPSQGYCSELKVFQAGHNNLSGLLPEDIYNASKLEEIALPLNSLYGAISDKIVNLTNLAILDLYFNQLSGALPVNLGRLSKLKFVILDFNNLEGSLPISLMNCTNLLELHLGSNNLEGDISMLDFSRLSQLTKLDLRVNNFTGTIPVSLYSCRSLKAIGLSGNHLEGQIQAEILSLNSLSFLSLGYNRFTNVTGAMKILMSCKSLHTLSLAGTFEGEGMPSDDDMVDFDGFKNLRLLSLADSDFTGQIPLWLSKLKNLEILALYKNQITGPIPSWLGTLPRLFSLNLASNRISGEIPKQLCRLPRLVYEPTASQVDNYEFELPIFGGSVIANPRFEPHKLFLFFPAIDLSNNNISGDIPTEVGQLQLLRKLNLDSNNFFGVIPDQISNLKNLELLNLSKNHLSGTIPLSLVSLTFLKEFNVSYNNLQGPIPTGTQLQSFNASAFEGNPKLCGAPLANKCSRPNKGIDEDNKKNNKDMDNGLHQIPWFYISSVVLGFIVGFWGVCGSLIINKTWRYAYFRFIYNVQDRLYVMITVRINMIKRKP, encoded by the exons ATGTCAGCAACAATACCTTCACAGG GGTACTGTTCCGAATTGAAGGTTTTTCAGGCCGGTCATAACAATCTCTCAGGATTACTTCCAGAAGATATCTATAATGCTTCtaaacttgaagaaattgcATTGCCTCTAAATTCACTATATGGAGCCATTAGTGATAAAATTGTCAACCTCACCAACCTTGCAATCCTTGACCTCTACTTTAATCAATTGAGCGGTGCGCTTCCTGTCAATTTGGGGAGGCTCTCGAAGTTGAAGTTTGTGATCCTTGATTTCAACAATTTAGAAGGTTCTTTGCCCATCTCTTTGATGAATTGCACAAACCTTTTAGAACTTCATTTGGGATCCAACAACTTGGAAGGAGATATCTCCATGCTTGATTTCTCCAGACTTAGTCAACTTACTAAACTTGACCTAAGGGTTAATAACTTCACTGGTACGATTCCAGTAAGTCTTTACTCATGTAGGTCACTAAAAGCTATTGGATTGAGTGGAAATCATCTAGAGGGACAAATACAAGCTGAGATTCTTTCATTGAATTCCTTATCCTTCCTTTCGCTTGGTTACAACCGATTCACCAATGTCACAGGGGCAATGAAGATATTGATGAGTTGCAAAAGTCTTCACACACTCTCGCTTGCTGGTACCTTTGAAGGTGAGGGAATGCCATCTGATGATGACATGGTTGATTTTGACGGATTCAAAAATCTTCGGTTATTGAGTTTGGCTGATTCTGACTTCACTGGTCAAATACCTTTATGGTTATCAAAGCTCAAGAATCTAGAGATCTTAGCTCTatataaaaatcaaatcacaGGACCAATTCCAAGTTGGTTGGGGACTCTTCCAAGACTTTTTTCTCTAAACTTGGCTAGTAACCGAATATCAGGTGAAATTCCAAAGCAACTTTGTAGACTACCAAGGTTGGTTTATGAACCTACTGCATCTCAAGTGGAcaattatgaatttgaattgccTATCTTTGGCGGCAGTGTAATCGCAAATCCACGTTTTGAACCacacaaattatttttgttttttccagCGATTGACTTATCTAACAATAACATTAGTGGTGATATACCTACTGAGGTCGGCCAATTGCAGCTTCTCCGCAAGTTGAATCTTGACTCCAACAACTTTTTCGGTGTCATTCCAGATCAAATATCTAACCTAAAAAATTTAGAGCTTTTGAACCTCTCCAAGAACCACTTGTCTGGAACAATCCCATTGTCATTGGTGAGCCTCACTTTCTTGAAAGAATTTAATGTCTCGTACAATAATCTCCAGGGACCAATACCAACAGGCACTCAACTCCAAAGCTTCAACGCTTCTGCCTTTGAGGGGAATCCAAAACTTTGTGGTGCCCCACTTGCCAATAAGTGCAGTCGACCAAATAAAGGGATTGACGAAGATaacaagaagaacaacaaagacatgGACAATGGGCTTCATCAAATTCCGTGGTTTTATATTTCTTCTGTTGTGCTAGGGTTTATAGTGGGATTTTGGGGAGTATGTggttctttaattattaacaAGACATGGAGATATGCATATTTTCGATTCATATACAATGTACAAGATAGGCTCTATGTGATGATAACAGTACGCATCAACATGATAAAGAGAAAGCCTTAG